taaatattaaaagcggtaaaagacaaaatgcacaatatgtttaaaacatgtaataaatcagataattaggccaagtattaattgttaagcgaccgtactaaaaccacagaactcgggagtgcctcacaccttctcccgagttaacagaattccttacccggtcttttatgttcgcggaccataaatagagtcaatctcctcgatttggaattttaaaataaaccgttgacttgggacaccataaaaattatcccaagtggcgactctgaattaaataaataatctcatttcaaataatgtcactttaattgaaaaaactccctatccctcggaaaaaaggaggtgtgacaactggcATATTTATGACTAAAGATTCCTTATAATTGCTCCcgattttccttccttatttatcTTTGGTTCATGTATCTTCCTTTCTTTGTAGTCTTCATTCATTCAGTTCATGTTTTTCCTTTGACAACTGTCAGGCTCGATTCTTTTCTCTTATGCTACCCCGTGGGTGTTTCTCCCGTACCTTCCGCACATTCTTAGTTCAATTAATTGAGAATGTCATTTGTCGCTATATCAACGCTCCACGCGTCATGCCTCATCAGCTTAATGTTGTTCTACGTGTCATGACTTTTTCCACCAATACaaatagtccccccactttctagTGGTAAGTTTTTATAGCGGGAATTTCTTGCCGCCGCTTCTCGAGCACCATCATGTCTTTTTCAGAATCAATGTGTCATTTGTCACATCTATTTAATGCCTACGCCACGTGGATTCTTACGATTGGTTCTGCAGTTTCTCAGCGCCTTTTAGGGTTCTTTCCCTACGGCTGTGCCAGTTTCGAAGTGACGGTTCCATTAAGACGCTTCATAATGACCAATTTTAACGACAGTCGTATCTTCTTATAAATACTTCATTCTTTTTGATTGCTTGGAGTCTTCCTTCTTCAGCATCCATTACATTACTCTTTCTTTGTATTTCTGTATCCTTTCCTCTGTATTTTCTTGGATAATCATGTCTTCGACAATGCCAAATCCTCGCAAAGTTGTGATTGTTAATGAACTTCCTCTTTCTACTGCCCCTACTAGAAGTAGGAGAGGTGGTAGACTTCATAGCCTTGGTTCACTATCTAACTGTGGTTCCTTTTCTCAAAGTAGTTCTACTAGGTCATCTTCTTCTAAACCTAGGGCTCCTTTAACCCCCAGATCTTCTTCTAAGAATAAGGATTTAAATGAACATGTGCGTGAACCTACAGTTGCAGAAATTGTTCCCCGAGAATTTTCTTTTGTAACTGATCATGAAACCATGAGAAATCAAGTTTCTTCTATAGCTTCCCTCAACCCTGCTGAACTTTACCCGAGTTTGATCACTACAGGTCTTCTTTCCTTGGTTCGACGAGAGTGTCATTAAAAATCGGATTTCCCAGTCTTAGTCCCTGGTGCCAATCAGAGAATCACCGCTTATCATGTCGGTTATTCTTTTATTTATACCTACCCTTTTACTTTGGGGTTTAAGCCTCCTATTGATCCAGTAATCATTGAGTTTTTTCGTTACTTCAACGTGTTTCTTGCCCAGATTGGTCCCATTGTATGGAGGACTGTAGCTTGACTTCCTTATTTGTCGGATCTGGTTTCCATCCCTTTTACCTTTCGGCACTTGCTTCACCTTTACTCCCCCAAGCTATTTCGTGAAGGGGTCTTTTCTCTCGTGGCTATAAGTAAGAGAGTGTTGGTTAGCCCTGAAGATAATCGAGATCGTGGCTGGTATTCCCGTTTCATTGCTGCTCCCATTAGTGGATTAgtgggtgaagaaaatatgtctttcccagaaaaatagaattttgcaagtaagttttcttcttccttttctttttctatatatCTTGCATAATTTCATGTAATCATGTACCCGTTTTGCAGCAACCATGGAAGTTTTTGATGAGATTCCCGACTTCCGTGCTTAGGTAGAAAAGATGTTAACTGCCCCTATGGACAAAAGATCTTGGAAATTCCTTTCTTAAAaatttggttggaaagtgaagacACACGGTACGTTTTACCTTCATAGTTCTTCTTTTCCTCTTACTTGTTTATATAAGAATTTCTCATCcttctctttcctttttgttAGGATTTGCTATTCATGGTATTAGCCCCGCATCTGTTCCACCAACCGGACTTTCCATGAGTCTTGCTCAGGAACGGATTCTGAGTACTTCTTCCTCCAAAAGGAAAACTGACGAAGCCTGTGGCTTTAATGATGAAGAAGAAATATAGGAATGATCTTTGGTGAGAAAGTCACGTATCAGAAGACGCGTGGTTTATGATGATGAGCCACCCCTccctccccctcccctcccccccatGACCTTCCCTCTAGTGCAATTCCTTTCAGACTCATAGATGAGCCAGAGAACATTCCTTTAGTGATTTCTGATGAAGATGTTGTTGATCCCCCACCAAGTTTCGTTTATAAATTGTTCGCTCAAGGCTTCTAGAGTGAAGAAGCTTTCGGGCATGTCTCTAAAGAATTGCCTATTACTTCCCTTCCAACTACCATCAACACCTCAGTGCCTTTGCCTGACGTTACTCCGGTTGTTATTCTCGTGGTTGTTTCTCATATAGAGGCCGAACCTTCTAGCAGCAGGAAAGAGATTAAAAGAGTCGTAATTGAGGTACCTGATGATGGGAACTTACTGAGAAAATCTGGTCAAGTCGATGTGTGGTTGAAACCACTGATTGGCCCCGTGGAGAAGAAGAAATTAGAAAGCTACAACTCAATGACTTTAATGAACGACATTGTTCATTCTTCTTTGAAGGTACaagcttatatttttgttcttctttcttcttcgttCATAACTTTTCCTCCTTTACCTTTTTGCAGATTAATTTGATTGGTATCGAGCTTATGAAAAGAGTTTCTCAAGCGAACCAGCAAGTTATGGAATTGCACACCGAGGCTGACAATTGGAAGGAACAATTCGAAGGTCTTCAATTGGAAAAGAAAGTTCTTGCAGAAGAGAAGAACGCTTTGGAGCATCAAATGAGGATGGTTTCTACCGAGTTAGCGGTTGAAAAAGCCTCTTCCAGTCAAGTTGGGAAGGACAAGGATATATTGGAATCCTCTTTTGATGAACAACTTTCCAAGGCAACTGAAAAGATAAGGAGTTTGAAAGAACTCCTTAATCAAAAAGAGGTTTACGCGGGAGAATTGGTTCAGATGCTTACCTAAGCTCAGGAAGATCTACGCGCCTCTGCAGATAAAATTCAATTCTTGGAAAGTTCTTTCGCTCCTTTGAAGACAACCTTTGATGCCTCGAAAGCAGAAAAAGAAGAGTTGAGAGCTGAGGTTGATCAGTGGGAGAAGGATTATGAGTCTCTTGAGGATAAGCTATCGTTGGATGTGAGCTGGGCCTTTTTGAACACTCGCCTAGAGACTCTAATTGAAGCCAACCAGAAGGGTTTTGACCTTAATGCTAAGATTGCTAAGGTTAAAGAAGCAATCGATAAAACTCAGCAATGTCAAAGCTTTTCCTCACCCGAAGATGAAGGTTCCAAGGATGATGGGgatggacttgttcttggtagagCTAATGTTCGAGCCTCTTCTGCTCAAGTTAATCCATCTTCGCCCGTTGATGATGCTCCTTAGTTTTCTCATTTCCCCTGTTTTTTATCAGCTTTTATTTGGGACTTCTGTATGTTGTTGTTTCCCTTAGCTTAATTTTAGAATTTAATGACAAATTAGcacctttttgtttttataaacGTTTTGGTTGCTTTTGCCACATATTATGCTCTTTGATTTTTTGATGTTTGAgctttttcttgcatttaaaagtgCCTTAATAATTCGTGACTTTGATAAATACGagtttttataaaagagggcccttttatgtcAACGGCACTGATGAAGATGACgtctcatcttcatattggtgCAAATATAAGAAACATGAAGTAGACATGAAAAACAAAATTGAGGAAGTTTTatgttttgaactttcaaataaatttcgTACATTATTTTCATGATCGCTCGTACAATACTTTCATAACTGCTTTTATTGTAGCagatttaaaaatacaaaatcggGTCTATTATCCCGTGACTAAATTTTGTCCTTAACCTAAAACTCATAGGAACATGTAATATCTTGCATCCTTTTCGTGAGTTCACACTCCTTTGAAAGATTCAAAAGGTATGTTTCTTCAAGGTTTTTGATTCAGGCTAAACTGAAGTATGTCTTTTCGCGACTTTTGCTTTCTTCTACATGCATAGTCCCCTTAGTATTAGAGccttgaagtatgaaatctcgaacaATGGATTACTCCTTCCTTTTGGTCCATTCTTTGAAAAGTAAAATACGAACTGGACTGGGAGATATTTAGTTAGATGATGACTGGATAACCCTTTTTCCATCAGAAAGGTTGAAACCTAGATCGAGAATAATTCAGTATTCCACGTGCCTTTCGGGTCTAATATTATCATTTTTTACGGTATAGTTTTTTGCCTATGATCTAAAATGGTtagtaaaatttaaaataataaaacaaaattgAACTTGCATGATACCTGACCATGGGTACTTTCCTCGTCTAGAAGTAGTACTTCTTCAAGTGAACTGCATTCCAGTTTGATGGCAGTACCTTTCCATCCATGGTTTCTAACTCGTATGCTCCCTTTCCAGTGATACCTCGAAACCTATAAGGGCCTTCCCAATTTGGAATCAACTTTCCCGCGTTGGCCGCCTTTGTCGATCGAAACACCTTTTTGAGGATGAAGTCCTCAATCTTGAAGTATCTCAAATTAGCTTTCTTGTTGTAATATCGCTCAATCATTTATTTTTTAGCCTCCATTCgaattaatgttgcttctctcCATATTCTAATAGATCCAAATTTACTCGCATCTCCTCCTTACTTGCTTCCTCGGTAAGATGTGTGTATCTCGTACTTGGTTTACCTATCTCTACCAGAATTAAAGCTTCTGCACCATAAACAAGCAAAAATGGAGTCTCACTcgtacttgtttttgttgttgttcgatAGGCCCACAACATCCCCAGTAACATTTCTGGCCATTTGCCTTTTGATTCTTCTAatctcttcttcaatttcttaaTGATAAATTTATTTGTCGACTCGACTTGTCCATTAGCTGCATGGTGGTAAGGTGCAGACGTAATCCGTTTGATCTGCCGACTTTGAAAGAATTCTGTGATTTTAGTACCTATGAAATACGggccattgtcacacacgatttcctttggAACTCCAAATCGACAGATAATGTTTCTCCAAACAAAATCcctaacttctttttctcgcacCTATTTGAATGCACCTGCTTCTAcgcattttgaaaaataatctgTTAAAACTAATAAAAACCGTATTTTTCCCTTAGCTTGAGGCAACGGGCCTACAATATCCATGCCCACTTCATGAAAGGTCATGGTGAAATAACTGAATGTAACAGTTCTGCTGGGCGGTGTATGTTATTGGCATATCGTTGACATTTATCGCACTTGGCTACAAagctttctgcttcttctttcatttttggccaataatacGTTGCTCTTATTAATGTCTTTATCAATGATCTCCCCCCCGGCGTGATTGCCGCAGTTCCCCTCATGTACTTTCCTCATCACATACTCCATTTGCGATGGGCCGAGGCACCGTGCTAAAGGTTCGCCAAACATCTTTCGATATAGATTTCCATGAATTAAGCAATACCAAGTGGCTTTTTGGCGAAGCAATTGTGACTTCTTCTTGTCCTCGGGCAAGATTCCATACTGCAAAAAGTTCACAaattcgttcctccaatcccaagttagattattaaaatttacctcgctcTTTTCTTGGTCAAGTGccgaatgaaataaatgtatcacGATAACATTTCCTGCATTTTTTACATCCGTGATAGACCCGAGATTTGCCAACGCATCTACTTCTGCATTCTCTTCCATGGGTATCTGCACGACCTTCCACGGCTGAAATTGTCTAAGTAATTCTTGTACCTTTTCCAGGTATTGTTGCATTCGCGTTTCTCTTGCCATGTAAGTCACCTACATCTAGTTAACCACCAACTGCGAGTCACTTTTGATCACAATCTGCTCTATACTAAGTTCTCGTGCCAGTTCCAAACCTATAATCACATCTTCGTACTCTGCCTCATTATTAGTGATTGGATAACATTGTATTGCTTGTCTTATGACTTCCCCTGAAGGTGGAATTAGTACAATTACTAAACCCCGCTCCTTTAATGTTTGAATAACCATCGGTAAATAAAGTCCAAGTCCACAGATTAGATCCGGTGAATACATGTAGTtccttttctgtttcaggaaCTAAATTCATGGTGAATTCCACTACAAAATTCGCTAAAACCTGCGATTTTATCGCATTTCTGGGCTGATATATGATATCATACTCACTGAGTTCTATTGTCCatttagctaacctacctgataacttCTCTTTATGCAATATATTCCTCAGTGGAAAAGTAGTTATTACAGAAAtaggatgacattggaaataaggtcttaacttcctagatgccatgattaacgcTAAAGCAAGCTTTTCCAAATTGGGATACCGTGTCTCAGCATCTAACAAatatttactaacataataaattaggGATTGCTTACCGTTATACTCTCGTACCAATACCGCACTTACCGTTATTTCTGCCACAACAAGATATGACAAGCCTTTCACCGTCTTTTGGTTTGGCTAGCAAAGGCGGATTTGACAGATACAATTTTAGGTCCTTGAGGCCTTGATGGCATTCGTCAGTCCATTCAAACTGATTCTGCTTTTTCAatactgaaaagaatttaaaactcTTTACTGATGATTTTGATATAAACCTCCCCAGGGTTGCTATTCTTCATGTTAATCTATGCACTTTTTTTTTGCTCGTGAGTATCTCTGGTATTTACTCGATAGCTTTGATCTGCtcaggatttacttcaatacccCTGTTAGAAACGAGAAAGcctaaaaacttacctgaagTCATGCCAAAAGCGCATTTTTCTggatttagcttcatattgtatttctggAGAATCTCGAAAGTGTCTGACAAGTGTTATCTCCCGCCTATGTTGATTTGACCAGCATATCGTAAATGTAGACTTCCATGGTTTTTCCCAAGTgctcttgaaatattttagtcaccaacctttgataagtggctccagcattttttaaaccaaatggcatgactttatAACAGTAACTCCCCTTGTCTATGATAAataaagttttttcttcatctagagAGTCCATTTTTATTTGGTTATATCCTGAATATGCATATAAAAACTCAAAAGTTCATGTCCTACGGTAGAATCAATTAATTGATCTATATATGGCAGAGGAAATGAATCTTTAGGACATACTTTATTTagatcagtataatctacacaaactcgccatttTCCATTCTTTTAGGAACTACTACAATATTAGTTAACCAGttagggtactttacctctcgtaTCGAACCAATTTTCATAAGCTTTTGTACCTCATCTTGGATTACCTGATTTTTGAAGGATCCCTGTTTCCTCTTCTTCTGCTTGATAGGTGGGTATGATGGGTCCTCATTCAATTTGTGAATCATTACCTCTggtggtatacctgtcatatctgaatgtgACCAAGCGAAGCAATCTACGTTAGCTTGTAAAAATTcgattaacttacctttcatttctGGGCATAAATTTGCACCGATGTAAACTTTTCTGTCTGGCCAACGTGTAAATAGCACTATAGCTTCGAGTTCTTCAGTAGTGgtcttaatatttttattttcttctggCTCTTAAATAACATCAGGTCTCGAATCAATATCAGTCTGTCCTGGTATGCCTTCGGTTGAGGTTTTTGCATCAATGTCTTCAACCGAGTTCTGTAGTTGCTATTTTGCATCTGTATCATTGATTACCTTGCTCGAAACCACCACCGAGTTGATACTTCTTGAAGCTTGCTGATCTCCACAGATTTGACGGATTCCCCACTGTGAAGAAAATTTGATAACCTGATGTAATATGGATGGGACGACATCCATGTCATGAATCCATGGTCTTTCCAAAATTATATTATATGTCATGTCCGCGTCTACCACCTGGAACTTCGTATGCTTAACAACTCTTTTTGCAAACGTGGTGAGCAAAACTTCCCCTTTTGTGATAACACTTGAATTATCAAACTCGGCCAAGGACCATGCCTTTGGTATCACCTTGTCGTTAACTTGCATTTTGTTCACCACCCTTAGTAAAATGATGTTTactgaactacctggatcaatcaaaactcattttacgTTAGTATcgtgtacaagtaaagatattaccagtgcatcgttgtgaggaatCATCAATCcgtctgcatcttcatcatcaaatgTTATACTATCTCCATCCAAGACTTGGCGAACTCGCTTCCCTTGAGTAACTATGAATTTTGACGTCTTTTTTGCAGTTGTATAAGTTACACCATTGACCTCATCTCCCCCGGTTATCACATTAACTGTTCTTTTTGGTGATGGAGGTTTTGGGAGTTCCTGTCTATTCTTCATATATGATTGTCTTCCTTTCTCGCTGAACATGTCAGTTAGATAACCTTATTTCAAAAAGTGCTCGACCTCTCCCTACAGTAGTCTACAATCTGTTGTTCTATGGCCATGATTGTTATGAAACTTACACCAGAAATCTGGATTCCTTTTGCTAGGATCTGATCTGATTTCATTAGGCCATCGCACCTTATCTCCCATATCTCTTAAAACAGCTACTAACTCGGAGGTGCTGACATTAAAGCTGTAATCTCCTACTCTTGCATGTGTACCAGAATCGTTGCCTCATACATCCCGTTCCTTTCTGAACCTAGATGAAGAACTCGTATCATTTTGCCTCGGTCTTGAATCGAATCGTGTGTTTTCTTGTTTAGATCAAGGGTCCCGCCCAGCAGGTCCCATGTAAGGTTCGTACCTATTTTTGGGTCCTTTTTTCTGATTCTGAATGTCTCAATCTTGCTCTTTCATGGTCTCTTGGTTGTGCAACAATGTCTTCTTCTATCCGCAACTTTGTGATGTATTTGTTGTACATATcgttccaagttgttgctggaaATTCTCGCAAACTCTCTTTCGGTCTTCTCGTGGATTCTGAACTTTTCTCATTTAAATTACTCGTGAATGTCATAgctgcccagttatcaggtacccGAGGTAATATCATCCTCTCCCGCTGGAATCTATCTATGAATTCcctaagtaattctgtattcccttgttttaccTTAAAGATGTCTTCCATCCTTTTTTCAACCTTCTGAGCTCCCGAATGtgtttttataaatgaatctgcaagctcggtaaaagaatcaatagagtttttaggtaaaagagaataccatgttaatgctcatttggtgagtgtttcaccaaatttcttgaccaaaactgattcaatttcttgcttggttAATCGTTGCCTTTCACGTCAGTTGTGAATGCAGTTACGTGATCTCGAGGGTCAGTcattccatcatattttggaatatcaggcattttaaactttttcggaattggcAAAGGCgctgcacttggcttccaaggatGTTGCGAATACTTGTCAATATCCACCCCTTTGATCATGGGTGGCACACtaggtatttgctctatgcgatcgttttactccttcaattatttctgcaaagttagtaccAAACTTTATAGATTAGAATTATTTGGTGTATCTAACCCTCCATCACGAGATTCGTTTGGAATTCCTCCACTTCCAGAGTTGTCAAGTCCTGAGCGTGGGTCTTATAGGGTTGTTGTATTGACCGGTGGAGGAGTTTGTGGCGCGTTGGGCAATCCTCTAACAAAAGGTTGTAGAGAACTATTCACGTGTTCTACAATCAATTGCTTTAGAGAGTCCTGCTCTACAGTTTGTTCATCTCCTTGTTGATCATTAGCGCGCGATGTAGACCTTTTAGGTGAACCTCCACGGGATTACTGAGGGGATCCCGTTGGTGAAGGGAGTGGTGGAGTTCCACCTTATAGGTTCAAATGATTATTTTCGTTAGCAGTTGACATAGTTGATTGTTAAAAAGTAgaatttgaaaagtgaaaaaattatcagattcccggtaatgGAACCAATTTATtttaccaaaaatagatttcccGATCAAAGTCAATATCGAGATGAAAACAGGTTACTGATAACCAAGTTTTACTTTACTTTCTCAATAATcttaagagaaataaaagaaatgatgaaaataattaacaaagaaaaataaggaatgaaTTGACAAATACTTCCCAAAATCAAGGCTGAAAATTTGGAGAGTAAGCAAAGATTTATAGTATGAATTTCAGTAATAATCGCCCCTCCCCTTATAAATAGAATTCTCATCTTTATATAGGAGCATACAATCGTAACGGTTATATACTTAATTTGGACTAATTAAGGGTATTAACTGTATTGATTGCCAATTACCATAGATAACCGTAACTGACATATTTATGACTAAAGATTCCTTATAACTGCTCCCGATTTCCCTTCCTTATTTATCTTTGGTTCATGTATCTTCCCTTCTTTGCAGTCTTCATTCATTCCGTTCCTGTTTTTCCTTTGACAACTATTAGGCTCGGTTCTTTTCTCTTATGCTACCCCGTGGATGTTTCTCCCGTACCTTTCGCGCATCTTAGTTCAATTAATTTAGAATGCCACTTGTCGCTATATCGACGCTCCACGCGTCATGCCTCGTCAGCTTAATGTCGTTCCACGTGTCATGACTTTTTCCACCTATACATAAGGTCTTTTTAGAATGATTGGTAGAAAAAGTCAAAATAGAATACATGTTGAACTATTTTGTAGAGCAGCACAACGTGAGCATATTTAACcaataaaataaatttatcatAAGAAATCCATCTTGAGG
The sequence above is drawn from the Nicotiana tabacum cultivar K326 chromosome 13, ASM71507v2, whole genome shotgun sequence genome and encodes:
- the LOC142167996 gene encoding uncharacterized protein LOC142167996; amino-acid sequence: MEENAEVDALANLGSITDVKNAGNVIVIHLFHSALDQEKSEIKRITSAPYHHAANGQVESTNKFIIKKLKKRLEESKGKWPEMLLGMLWAYRTTTKTSTSETPFLLVYGAEALILVEIGKPSTRYTHLTEEASKEEMRVNLDLLEYGEKQH